The genomic region caaaatgattAAAATCTTCAAATGTAAAGTCCTTTCTCTAAAATTTGGAGGagctattttttatttttgtttacatGAGTATTGAATATATTTCTAAGATTTTTGATGAGGTAAAATTGAATGATATCTGAATGCTGTTTCTGGTTTTGATTGTGAgtgttttttgcatcaatgtttcggatcacactccttGATCCATCATCAGTATATCCTTATGCTCTCCACCATCCTGATGACGGATCACTGAGTGTGATCCgaaaatattgatgcaaaaaacaCTCATGTAATTAGATCCAGAAGCAGCATTCAGATAGCTCACATGGATTGTAGAAATCTACTAACTTTAAAATTAAATCATCCTGAATGAACATACCAGAAATCAAGTTTTGGAGTATGAGACTCAGACATTATAAGATATGAAGCCATGATCGTGCCTATATTTCCAGTCCTTAACTTTCAGCTGATGAAATTTCAATCTAAAACTCATATTCTCAAATCAAACAACAAAACAATcttatgaaaaaaaaaagaaaataaaaaaacgaTAAGAAAAACCAAATGCAAATTAAGATAACAGAAGATCTAAGAGATTTGATTTTATCCTGAAAATGCAGTGAACATAGCAAAGTACTTTTACTATTTTCTCTGCTTCttacatttttatttataaatgaaGATCTCATGTTCTCTGCTTCTTACAACTTTATTTATAAATGAAGATCTCATGAAATCATCCTCATTGTTGACTTAAACACAACATTTCAATTGCTCAAACTATCACCCCTGACAACTAATAATTCCCCAAACAGTGGACCAACCAACCTTATTTTTACAAATGTTTAAAGAAGTCTCTAAACCAGTAAGATAACAGAAGATCCAAGAGAcagtatttttattttatcattgaaAATAGTGTAAATAGAGACTGAAAAGCAAAGTCCTTTTGCTATTTTCTCTGCTTCTTACaactttatttataaataaaaatcttATGGAATCATACTCATTGTTGGAGGACTTGAACACAGCACTTCAAGTGCTCAAATGATCATCCCTGACAACAAATAATTCCCCAAACAGTGGACCAACCAAAATTATCTTTAGAAATATTTAAAGAAGTCTCCAAACCAGTAATTTGAAGCTAGTAACCTCACCTAGGAGCTATATAGATCATGATCAAACCTTCTTAATACTGAATGGAATACAACCTGCACAAGGGCCATGGATTTTCCTGGACTTGCTTTTAATCTTCTTAATCTTGTTATACATCTTTTGCTCACCTGGTGAGCTGAAGAAGGAAGGAGGAGGGCTGAGAGGCACATTTAAAAAACCATGTTGCTCATGATCAGTCTTGGGCTTCCCTGGCTGTGCTTCCCATTGGAATGGAACTCCTTCACCCACATTCACATTTGATCTGTAGTACACTCTAGAGGAGTACCCATATGGATCTTCCCTCCCAAAATCACTGTTGAGAAAGAACCTGTTGTCCAAATCCAGGATTCTTCTACTGTCCACATCATTCGCTCGTGAAGACAAATAAGAGGCACAGGTTCGAACCGAGGCTTGTCTGCTTAGTGTCGAGTTTTCTAGAGGGTCTTTTCTACGCAAGAAAGCCCCTGCAGAAAGGCTCTGACCCATTGTAGAAGAGCACAAGAAATGTGCTGGACAACATACTTCATATATTGGAGGAGGCGTGGTAGATTGGCAATCATAAAGCTACTTTATCAAGGTCATTAGCAGAGGGGTATTTGGAGACTGGTAATGTACTAGTATGGATGATTTTCAAAAATAGGAGTAGGATATTTGGagatgtcaattttttttaatatgatttaataatttccaaaaaatATTATGACATAGAACTTTGACATGATATGAATGTAATATGGAAGCATTCACAAGACATGTGAACTGTTTAATGATTAACTTGAACCAGAGGCCTAAAAAAACATGGTTTCATCGAATTCTATGATTGTAGGgtttaaaattttgaaaacagATGTAAACAAATGATTGCCATGATTTGCAATCCTAGGGTTGGACAACTTTTGGAGTCTTTTGGAAGTGTTTCACTCTTCTAGGGCAGCTTCAATGCTTCCTGAGTGGATACATGATGGAAAAtaatgtttttgttttgtttttaaccTTTTTACTTGGCACTTGCATTTTCCTAGAGGAGACGCCTAGGAGACGTGAAAGTGAGGTCTCCGGTCCAAAACAAAGTCTCTAGATGCGTGAAAAGAATCCGAAATGCGTTTCACTCTCTAAGACGCATCTCGGGGGGTGGAGACGCGTCTCCCAGTTACAAAGTGTTTTATTCATTAACTGCTGCAAAGACAGATTTTTATCCCTTCTGACATAGAGAATTCAACATGAATCGCCTATAATAGATGTTAATGTTAAATTCTTTGAGATGGAATGAGAAAAAACTAGGAACTTTAGTTCTATGTTTTCATAAATAAATGAACATCAATAGAGAATGTTGCATGTAGAGAATAGATAGGATGTTTTTTTATCTTCTCTAAACAAGGTGATCTAGGTAAGATAAATCATTATGAAGTTGTCATTCTTTAAGCATCTGAAGGGAGAAATTGATTGAACTTGGAGGCTCTTGCAAAAGATAAGAGCCCGACAGTTTCAAAAAAAGAAAGAGGTTGTatactcattccaaatgtctacaTGAGATTTGAGAAGCTATAACTGGATTCAGGGAAATGTCTTTTATGtaacttcttgtttttgtttgtatgTTTATGATCCATTATCTTTTGAGATTTTTGCTTTTATTTCTAGTTGTTGAACTCCATACTTCATCAAAATAGGTTTCTTATATATTTTAATCAAGACACTCTCTATTTTTTAACATTCCATTAAATAAGGGCGTGGGATCTTTCAAAACTCATACATCACATAATAACAAAAAAACCAATACCAAAACAAAATTATAACAGAATCGAAGGAATGCCCTAACTCTTATTACAAAGCCATATTATTAACACAAATTATTGCATAAATGAtcaaattaaataagaaattaagtGTGTTACAGTTCTATTAAATTTAAACAGTTCTGTAAAGTTATTACAGATCAAATGTAGCTCCTAGGTGAGGTTGCTGAGGTTCAAATTAATGATTGGAGACTTCTTTAAATATTGCATATCGTGGTAATTAATATTGATTGGTCCCCTGTTTAGGGAATTAATAGTTGTCAGGGGTGATCTGTTAAGCACTTGAAATGATGTGTTTAAGTCCTCCAACAACGAGGATGTTTGGACATAAGATCTTCATTTATAAATAAAGTTCTAAGTAGCAGCAAAAGCACTTTGCTTTTCAGTCTCTATGTTCAATGATAAAAATACATCTTCTGTTATATAGGCTCGTAAGGGTGGTACTAGAGGATTAGTAACGACAGATCAAAAATGGATTTACAGCTGATGAATTTTCATAATCAGTTTGGCTAGCATCCTCCCTCTTGAACAGCtggaaattaagtttaaatatgatgTAAATCAGATCTCTGCAACAACATTAAATAGATACATTCAAAATACAGTACAACCAACATATAGATATGATGTGGCTAGCATAGCACCCTCACAATTCTACATAAATCACTCCAAACCCATCTGAAATTTCATTGAGATCACACCAAAATGATTGGCatcattaaaaatttcaaaatttcatccaATGAATTCATTCTTCAATACCAAACTGTAAAAAACTTCTTTAGACTTTTGAATGAAATCACCGAgagtttttttttctgttttttttttctcTCAAACCAATAATTTTGAGAGGGTTTTCATCAAATGTTATTGGTTTTAATCTTTCATAAATTTGGAGAAGAGCATAAGTTTTCCTGGTATGCAGATCGGatgaaaataaccattttaaaaaatataataatttatattttcctCATACAAACCTTTCTTGAGAGCAAATATTATTTTTCACAAGCTAAGATTCTCAAGCGTATGCATCCAACTTGAAACACAACTTAACCTTTTTTTAACAAGCTATTATTGTTAGACTCAATGACagccccaaagacactgagaggggggggtcaattagtgtctaaccggttagcaaaatatttaaacttattaagaactttgtatcccaaaacagtaccggtaaataagaattaatgcaacaaataagaataatagagacagcatagagaacacaccataacacaagatatttaacgaggaaacccggtgggggaaaaacctcggtgggatttgtgacccacaatattcactcactggccaatgaataatattacttacaatgaggggctgcacatgcaggaaggctagcaatctagagctcactgttcaactacaaaatagaagtctcactaacttacaaaatggattatcaaaatccaatacaatgtactgcttcaaatcagcatcaactatgctaggttcagtaccggtttaatctcagcctataaccaaaaccttcactgtcaactatatcaccttatacaaaacatcatctatcctctctctctctctcatacatcAAAATGACCAataagatcttatacatatatgagtcttttacaatatgtcatgtcggctcTTACAAGAGATAactacattataaaacaataaacaaaagtttattccatgtcggcttgagtgtcggtatgcattgttgcccctgtcggtgaagtgcctgtcggtgtatgtagaagtttATTGCCGGTGCCGATAACTATCGGTGGGTTGACAAAtgattgctagttggttgccatcaatgacaacatcaactattctcataagagtgtagaatgccaacaatctccccctttggcattgatgacaacactcatgagaaaaatccaaaaactgttccaaaaactgaagtccaaaaactttccaaaaagatgtgcttcccctgagcaaatgatctcctctgaataagcaatttttctctccactactcaccctttgacatcaatgacaaaggttgtcaaaaatagtcaaacgagtgcaaaaatttcacctcaaagtctgtaaccggttggttacaatctgaaaaatatctgccaaaactagatttagactctgcataaaccttttgatgtcattcaaggttgcctcaatctgttggatcgtgccggtgagataatgcatgtgatcttccggtgatcgttctccttgaagcaatgccttagatatttctattctctgagaaataagattgtccaacttgggacaaagtttatttttaagttctcgggcattagaccttatccttgccttttctttctcaagtttctctattttttcctcaaaacctgccatttccTGCTCTAAAATTGATATATgtctggatgaaccaattatgttatcatctatgtcatcaatttctttccgTGTTCTACTGATCTCCTTACCTATGTCTTTTGttagaaggtgaggtttgcatgtttccctataaagctctttgtactccaaaattgtagagttcggtgtcggtaataatgtattcaggtgttctgtacacttctttatggtgtcttcaaagaatttgtccttGTCTTTTTCAACTCTCTCGTTTATTatgtcctcattcactttatcaatggttattacattgtcagcaataaatttggacaatgtgtccaatttacctaaagaatccttaatatgatctatgttacaatttggtgcaatcaatttaagaattggtatagtgttatcaattgccttttaggccaatgcattgcaatccattatctttttgattgaatccaaaagtacctctataacattggtaggtctaaattcacttgttgatgtgctggatgtctgaccaattgtctttattacctctgtgcttccatcagttgtaaccattttacttgtattttcctctggtggatcactttgggtttgcatctcaacttgcaagGGTTTCTCAAATTGTTTTGATGTCTCAGACGtgattgtcggtttctctgttCCACTGTGTACCTCTACCTCAGATTGTTTTCCTAAAAGTTCAACTGTCAGTATCTCAGTCTCCGATGGCCCTGTGCTAGCATCTTTACCTTCAGTAGGTTTTCTAGTTTCTGACGGTttctctgtttgggttgggatctcaacttcaacagtttctaccggtttctctgccATGTTTCCACtgtcaacattgtcttccttaacctctgaattatccttatccacaataatatttacttcctgagtatccacattcatggtaaagagtatctcagatttaggatttgtgtcatcatgtgtaacaccttcagtTTCAATAACTGGTGGATCA from Cryptomeria japonica chromosome 3, Sugi_1.0, whole genome shotgun sequence harbors:
- the LOC131047954 gene encoding uncharacterized protein LOC131047954, yielding MGQSLSAGAFLRRKDPLENSTLSRQASVRTCASYLSSRANDVDSRRILDLDNRFFLNSDFGREDPYGYSSRVYYRSNVNVGEGVPFQWEAQPGKPKTDHEQHGFLNVPLSPPPSFFSSPGEQKMYNKIKKIKSKSRKIHGPCAGCIPFSIKKV